One Apostichopus japonicus isolate 1M-3 chromosome 7, ASM3797524v1, whole genome shotgun sequence genomic region harbors:
- the LOC139970180 gene encoding uncharacterized protein: MTNAKLMMNFALLILLATAEFVSTEVEVARLRWNGVGFYIVVDAATVQARLDTYAQASPGAPQLYVPATPVFPHLDDGQHVIYIDFGDAKTVDLLEEFAISPTVPSFYVVIPFLSNTVCGPPHYDLSLAQLYQQNDNDQALPIANILYPFRNVEELTISESSVLLRDQGEEIKIEFTVTMPCIEPTSIVREEIDDVVLVDFGIGSHSPGLDFCASTTCTSIPEAVPFCALMDRFRPDIESALPNVCMKYASADEHACAVSFLEVTNITEGFRDFMLLGDGPITVFGAEKFGGNYTTSLWYPCM, translated from the exons ATGACAaatgctaaattgatgatgaattTCGCCTTGTTGATACTGTTGGCAACCGCTGAGTTCGTTTCAACAGAGGTAGAAGTTGCACGTTTGAGGTGGAATGGTGTCGGGTTTTATATCGTAGTGGATGCGGCAACAGTCCAGGCAAGACTCGATACGTATGCGCAGGCTTCACCTGGAG CACCACAACTGTACGTTCCTGCGACTCCAGTCTTTCCACACCTAGATGATGGACAACATGTTATTTACATTGATTTTGGTGACGCAAAGACGGTTGATCTGTTGGAAGAATTTGCTATTTCGCCAACAGTTCCATCTTTTTATGTTGTCATTCCTTTCTTATCCAACACCGTCTGCGGACCGCCCCATTACGACTTATCACTGGCGCAGCTGTACCAACAGAATGATAATGATCAGGCCCTACCCATAGCAAACATATTGTACCCTTTTCGAAATGTCGAGGAATTGACCATCAGTGAATCGTCCGTACTCTTAAGAGATCAAGGAGAGGAAATAAAGATAGAGTTCACAGTAACGATGCCTTGTATTGAACCAACGTCAATCGTCCGTGAAGAAATTGATGACGTCGTCCTGGTCGATTTTGGTATTGGATCCCATAGCCCGGGTCTCGACTTTTGCGCCTCAACCACGTGCACTTCAATACCCGAGGCAGTTCCTTTCTGTGCACTTATGGATCGATTTCGTCCAGACATAGAAAGTGCTCTCCCGAATGTGTGTATGAAGTACGCATCAGCCGACGAACATGCCTGCGCAGTGTCGTTTCTTGAAGTAACCAATATCACTGAAGGATTTCGTGATTTTATGCTACTTGGTGATGGACCAATAACTGTATTCGGTGCGGAGAAGTTTGGTGGTAATTACACCACGTCTCTGTGGTACCCGTGTATGTAA